One bacterium DNA segment encodes these proteins:
- a CDS encoding NAD(P)/FAD-dependent oxidoreductase: MTNQTEHAHLSQSERDALRVRYRQERDKRLRPDGNDQYIEPTGRFAHFLDDPHAQRAERAPRHDEVTVAFIGGGFAGLVTGARLKQAGIDDFLLIEGGSDVGGTWYWNRYPGAMCDTAAMVYLPLLEETGHMPTQKYTFATEIFAHAQRIARTFGLYEQALFSTAVTGLEWDEDAARWIIRTNRGDAIRARFVAMGTGPLHRPKLPGIPGIETFAGHAFHTSRWDYAYTGGDPAGAPMTGLADKRVGIIGTGATAVQCIPPLGRDAKELYVFQRTPSSIDVRNNHPIDPKWFATLAPGWQHEWLMNFATLQTGGFADADLVQDGWTDIAIRVRDRIVAEMNAGASFDPATIQKAFEDSDDEKMTEIRARVDAIVKDRATAEALKPWYRQLCKRPCFHDEYLQTYNRANVHLVDTDGKGVERIDATGVWVGGRHYDVDCLIFASGFEVGTDYRRRAGFETVGRGGETLSQHWADGLQTLHGIHVHGFPNLFIVGMTQAANLVSNITHNLTDAGTTIAAVVRHALDVAADEVEATAEAEQRWVEQIESAPLTFLGNPECTPGYYNNEGRPFGRRERISTGGYPGGPVAFFNYIDDWRKSGRFEGLEFRSRAAARAANE; encoded by the coding sequence ATGACGAACCAGACCGAGCACGCGCACCTGAGCCAGAGCGAACGCGATGCCCTGCGGGTCAGGTACCGGCAGGAGCGCGACAAGCGGCTGCGCCCCGACGGCAACGACCAGTACATCGAGCCGACCGGTCGCTTCGCCCACTTCCTCGACGATCCCCACGCCCAGCGCGCGGAGCGGGCGCCGCGTCACGATGAAGTGACGGTGGCGTTCATCGGCGGCGGCTTCGCCGGTCTGGTGACCGGGGCGCGCCTGAAGCAGGCGGGCATCGACGACTTCCTGCTCATCGAGGGCGGCAGCGACGTCGGCGGCACCTGGTACTGGAACCGCTATCCGGGCGCGATGTGCGACACCGCGGCAATGGTCTATCTGCCGCTGCTCGAAGAGACCGGGCACATGCCGACCCAGAAGTACACCTTCGCGACCGAGATCTTCGCCCACGCGCAGCGCATCGCTCGCACCTTCGGCCTGTACGAGCAGGCGCTGTTCTCGACCGCCGTCACCGGCCTCGAATGGGACGAGGACGCCGCGCGCTGGATCATCCGCACCAACCGCGGCGACGCCATCAGGGCGCGCTTCGTCGCCATGGGCACCGGACCGCTGCACCGACCGAAGCTGCCCGGCATTCCGGGAATCGAGACCTTCGCCGGGCACGCGTTCCACACCAGCCGCTGGGACTACGCCTACACCGGTGGCGACCCCGCCGGCGCGCCCATGACCGGGCTCGCCGACAAGCGGGTCGGCATCATCGGCACCGGAGCGACCGCGGTGCAGTGCATCCCACCGCTCGGCCGCGATGCCAAGGAGCTGTACGTCTTCCAGCGCACCCCCTCGTCGATCGACGTGCGCAACAACCATCCCATCGACCCGAAGTGGTTCGCGACCCTGGCGCCAGGCTGGCAGCACGAGTGGCTGATGAACTTCGCGACCCTGCAGACCGGCGGTTTCGCCGACGCGGACCTGGTGCAGGACGGCTGGACCGACATCGCCATCCGCGTCCGCGACCGCATCGTCGCCGAGATGAACGCCGGCGCCAGCTTCGATCCGGCCACCATCCAGAAGGCGTTCGAAGACAGCGACGACGAGAAGATGACCGAGATCCGCGCCCGGGTCGACGCCATCGTGAAGGACCGGGCGACCGCCGAGGCCCTGAAGCCCTGGTACCGCCAACTGTGCAAGCGTCCGTGCTTCCACGACGAATACCTGCAGACGTACAACCGGGCGAACGTCCACCTCGTCGACACCGACGGCAAGGGCGTCGAGCGTATCGACGCGACGGGCGTCTGGGTCGGCGGACGGCACTACGACGTCGACTGCCTGATCTTCGCCTCCGGGTTCGAGGTCGGCACCGACTACCGGCGCCGCGCCGGCTTCGAGACCGTCGGGCGCGGCGGCGAGACGCTGTCGCAGCACTGGGCCGACGGCCTGCAGACGCTGCACGGCATCCACGTGCACGGCTTCCCGAACCTGTTCATCGTCGGCATGACGCAGGCGGCCAACCTGGTATCGAACATAACCCACAACCTCACCGACGCCGGGACCACCATCGCCGCCGTGGTCCGACATGCGCTGGACGTCGCTGCCGACGAGGTGGAGGCGACGGCCGAGGCCGAACAGCGCTGGGTGGAGCAGATCGAGAGCGCGCCGCTCACCTTCCTCGGCAACCCCGAGTGCACCCCCGGCTACTACAACAACGAGGGGCGTCCGTTCGGCCGGCGCGAGCGCATCAGCACCGGCGGCTATCCCGGTGGGCCGGTGGCCTTCTTCAACTACATCGACGATTGGCGGAAGTCGGGCCGTTTCGAAGGCCTGGAATTTCGCAGCCGCGCCGCCGCCCGCGCCGCCAACGAGTAG
- a CDS encoding DUF2834 domain-containing protein, whose protein sequence is MSRARQLLCLAYAALALLALAATWSQNVHYVPADRGPLAGFAVAMARFWPDTLATPASVSITVDIAILTLAASVFLVREARRLEMRLPWLYVILGLLVAISVTFPLFLIAREWRLARRGALGPGPGLTRNDAIAFAVLGLATAIFALWTIWR, encoded by the coding sequence ATGTCGCGTGCTCGCCAACTGCTCTGTCTCGCCTATGCGGCGCTGGCGCTCCTCGCCCTGGCGGCGACCTGGAGCCAGAACGTTCACTACGTGCCCGCCGACCGCGGCCCGCTGGCGGGATTCGCGGTCGCCATGGCGCGCTTCTGGCCCGACACCCTGGCGACGCCCGCCAGCGTCTCGATCACCGTCGACATCGCCATCCTGACGCTCGCGGCGAGCGTCTTCCTGGTGCGCGAGGCGCGGCGCCTCGAGATGCGCCTGCCCTGGCTCTACGTGATCCTGGGACTGCTGGTCGCGATCAGCGTCACCTTTCCACTCTTCCTGATCGCCCGCGAGTGGCGACTGGCGCGCCGCGGCGCGCTCGGTCCCGGTCCCGGCCTGACGCGCAACGACGCCATCGCCTTCGCCGTGCTCGGCCTGGCGACCGCGATCTTCGCGCTCTGGACGATCTGGCGCTGA
- a CDS encoding right-handed parallel beta-helix repeat-containing protein, which yields MDKRVIRIGLLAATVLGGFAASAQRARAVDGVIEINQARALAGGVVATDAPGFPVSINEAGSYRLTSNLTVPASDPANTGAILIQTNNVTIDLNGFTIQGPSNCAGGPITCSPTGSASGIDGAGRQGIRIVNGVVRGFPSVGILLGGRSRLESVRTEANGADGMNVGSQSVIRGCVSSVNGSNGIFASTNSTITGCTAGNNGQAGIRASSGSVVSNCSAAQNSLTGIAVEAGSTVTSSAATGNSTNGISAGSGSLLIGNTAQSNAQQGMVLSDPSVGYVNNVASSNNGGNGNPQVAGGTKLGNNICGVALCP from the coding sequence ATGGACAAGCGTGTGATCCGGATCGGCCTGCTGGCCGCTACCGTGCTCGGGGGGTTCGCCGCGTCGGCGCAGCGCGCGCGCGCCGTCGACGGCGTGATCGAGATCAACCAGGCGCGCGCCCTGGCGGGGGGCGTCGTGGCCACCGACGCGCCGGGGTTTCCGGTGAGCATCAACGAGGCGGGGAGCTACCGGCTGACGAGCAACCTGACGGTTCCCGCGTCCGACCCGGCCAACACCGGGGCGATCCTCATCCAGACGAACAATGTCACCATCGACCTCAACGGGTTCACGATCCAGGGACCGTCGAACTGCGCCGGCGGACCGATCACGTGCAGCCCGACGGGCTCGGCGAGCGGCATCGACGGCGCCGGCCGACAGGGCATCCGCATCGTCAACGGCGTGGTGCGCGGCTTCCCCTCGGTCGGCATCCTGCTCGGCGGGCGCTCCCGGCTGGAATCGGTTCGCACCGAAGCGAACGGCGCCGACGGCATGAACGTCGGCAGCCAGAGCGTCATCCGCGGCTGCGTCAGCTCGGTCAACGGCAGCAACGGCATCTTCGCCAGCACGAACAGCACGATCACCGGCTGCACGGCGGGCAACAACGGCCAGGCGGGGATTCGCGCCTCGAGCGGTTCCGTCGTCAGCAACTGCTCCGCGGCCCAGAACTCGCTCACCGGCATCGCCGTCGAGGCCGGCAGCACGGTGACCAGCAGCGCCGCGACGGGCAACTCGACCAACGGCATCAGCGCCGGATCCGGCAGCCTGCTGATCGGCAACACGGCGCAGTCGAACGCGCAGCAGGGCATGGTGCTGAGCGACCCCTCGGTGGGCTACGTCAACAACGTCGCCAGCAGCAACAACGGAGGAAACGGGAATCCCCAGGTGGCGGGTGGCACCAAGCTGGGCAACAACATCTGCGGCGTCGCGCTCTGTCCCTGA
- a CDS encoding TauD/TfdA family dioxygenase has protein sequence MSEAWLSFGAQALHYFQRPHGEVRRTPIGGPAAWRGDEVRRREDWIEPLEPGDVAELRAAVDAVRARGLAMGDLRREDFPLPSLGARLRGWIDALRDGRGFLLLRGLPVAEWGDDDSALAFWGLGQHLGRPGAQNPQGELLGHVVDTGEDAANPFVRRYRTAADIAYHCDLADVVGLLCLRQARRGGASRIVSSVTVYDELLRRRPDLVDRLYEPFPLDTRDEARAGGPAWIPVPPCRHAGGRLRTFYHSDYFRSVERHADAPRFTAAERELMDLYEAIAGDPALYLDMALRPGDIQLISNHTILHARTAYEDEPDHRRHLLRLWLSLE, from the coding sequence ATGAGCGAGGCGTGGCTGAGCTTCGGGGCGCAGGCGCTCCATTACTTCCAGCGCCCGCACGGTGAGGTGCGGCGGACGCCGATCGGCGGGCCGGCGGCGTGGCGCGGTGACGAGGTGCGGCGGCGCGAGGACTGGATCGAGCCGCTCGAGCCCGGGGACGTCGCCGAGCTTCGCGCCGCCGTCGACGCCGTGCGGGCCCGCGGCCTGGCGATGGGCGACCTGCGGCGCGAGGACTTCCCGCTCCCGAGCCTCGGCGCGCGCCTGCGCGGCTGGATCGACGCGCTGCGCGATGGACGCGGCTTTCTCCTCCTGCGCGGCCTGCCGGTCGCGGAGTGGGGCGACGACGACAGCGCTCTCGCGTTCTGGGGCCTCGGCCAGCATCTCGGGCGGCCCGGCGCCCAGAACCCGCAGGGGGAGCTGCTCGGCCACGTCGTCGACACCGGCGAGGATGCGGCCAATCCGTTCGTGCGCCGCTACCGCACCGCGGCCGACATCGCCTATCACTGCGACCTCGCCGACGTCGTCGGCCTGCTCTGCCTGCGCCAGGCGCGGCGCGGCGGTGCCAGCCGCATCGTCAGCTCGGTCACCGTCTACGACGAGCTGCTGCGCCGCCGGCCGGACCTCGTCGACCGCCTCTACGAGCCGTTTCCGCTCGACACCCGCGACGAAGCGCGGGCCGGTGGGCCGGCCTGGATCCCGGTTCCCCCCTGCCGCCATGCCGGTGGCCGCCTGCGCACGTTCTACCACAGCGACTACTTCCGCTCGGTCGAACGGCACGCGGACGCGCCGCGCTTCACCGCCGCGGAGCGCGAGCTGATGGACCTGTACGAGGCGATCGCCGGCGATCCGGCCCTCTACCTCGACATGGCGCTGCGGCCGGGCGACATCCAGCTCATCTCCAACCACACGATCCTGCACGCCCGCACCGCGTACGAGGACGAACCGGACCACCGGCGCCACCTGCTGCGCCTGTGGCTGTCGCTGGAGTGA
- a CDS encoding Gfo/Idh/MocA family oxidoreductase, whose amino-acid sequence MSDRLGVALIGCGRIADLQVLGYRDHPRARLVAVCDRDAELAHRRQAEWSAARAYTAIDDVLADPRVDAVDIALPHQLHRAVAIAALRAGKHVSLQKPPTHTLGELAAIAAAARAAGRTLRVFENFMYYPPHEKARQLVRDGAIGEPLSVRLTTAAGRPSDGWAVPASAQTWRMDPARCGGGPTFFDHGYHCFNMGRFFIAEPVERVHAWIHVNRFGDRAFYDGPGFVSWKYAGVPKFGSWEVIASLGLRVRSRYYASDDRMEIHGSEGIIWVNRCTGALLEEPALVLYRDGETRAWHDLATDWAESFRRGGHDFVDAILDGRQPAQDADEAAETLRFAIAAHVSAAEGREVALADVTSDTRAPLPAA is encoded by the coding sequence GTGTCCGACCGCCTCGGCGTGGCGCTGATCGGCTGCGGCCGCATCGCCGATCTGCAGGTGCTGGGCTACCGCGATCATCCGCGGGCCCGCCTGGTGGCGGTGTGCGATCGCGACGCCGAGCTCGCCCACCGGCGACAGGCGGAGTGGTCGGCGGCGCGCGCCTACACCGCGATCGACGACGTCCTCGCCGATCCGCGCGTGGACGCCGTCGACATCGCCCTGCCGCACCAGCTCCACCGCGCGGTCGCCATCGCGGCGCTGCGCGCCGGCAAGCACGTGTCGCTGCAGAAGCCGCCGACCCACACCCTCGGCGAGCTCGCGGCGATCGCCGCGGCGGCGCGGGCGGCCGGGCGCACGCTGCGGGTGTTCGAGAACTTCATGTACTACCCGCCGCACGAGAAGGCGCGCCAGCTCGTGCGCGACGGCGCCATCGGCGAACCGCTGTCGGTGCGCCTGACGACGGCCGCCGGCCGGCCGAGCGATGGCTGGGCGGTGCCGGCGAGCGCGCAGACGTGGCGCATGGATCCGGCGCGCTGCGGCGGCGGGCCGACCTTCTTCGACCACGGCTACCACTGCTTCAACATGGGCCGCTTCTTCATCGCCGAACCGGTGGAGCGGGTGCACGCCTGGATCCACGTCAATCGCTTCGGCGACCGCGCCTTCTACGATGGCCCGGGCTTCGTCTCCTGGAAGTACGCCGGGGTGCCGAAATTCGGCAGTTGGGAGGTCATCGCCTCGCTCGGCCTGCGCGTCCGCTCGCGCTACTACGCGAGCGACGACCGGATGGAGATCCACGGCAGCGAGGGGATCATCTGGGTCAATCGCTGCACCGGCGCGCTCCTCGAGGAGCCCGCGCTGGTCCTCTACCGCGACGGCGAGACGCGCGCCTGGCACGACCTCGCGACCGACTGGGCCGAGAGCTTCCGCCGCGGCGGCCACGACTTCGTCGATGCCATTCTCGACGGCCGCCAACCGGCCCAGGACGCGGACGAGGCGGCGGAGACCCTCCGCTTCGCCATCGCCGCCCATGTCTCGGCGGCCGAGGGGCGCGAGGTCGCGCTCGCCGACGTGACGTCCGACACGCGCGCGCCGCTCCCCGCTGCGTGA
- a CDS encoding right-handed parallel beta-helix repeat-containing protein has product MTSVNGFRGQGRGAWCARGLLAAALCAGSASASVLKVDDDGVQCASAAYTTIQAAVTAAAAGDTIQVCPGVYSGQVVIDKTLRIKGKAPKAKSCDTLAAPDPTLHAIFEPPPVSGLGGIGIDVLADDVRIQGLVIRNAGEVGIRTDPAHSGFSLKKVVFIDNANGLYLHSSGTTSTAVKGNCFRTNATGIRSRYGLADATISKNYFFQNIGGAAIIIDQEPGASTQQLTVSKNQSKGDDTFAVILGTVGSTFAKNTVDGTLGTSFFVGPNNTGLTISKNTVTNAGTRAIRFNTAIYAGTANANVVVSKNTIDKAGVHGIVADSSAGESSLINSTIERNTVTASGQSGSGDGIRIADPTASGANGGNTIARNTISGSFNHDCHDDTSGTGTAGSANTWTNVTAATQNVADLCVAGAANGVAD; this is encoded by the coding sequence ATGACGTCAGTGAACGGTTTCCGCGGCCAGGGTCGCGGCGCATGGTGCGCGCGTGGTCTGCTCGCCGCCGCCCTCTGCGCCGGTAGCGCGTCGGCCAGCGTCCTGAAGGTGGACGACGACGGCGTCCAGTGCGCGTCGGCCGCCTACACCACCATCCAGGCGGCGGTGACCGCCGCCGCGGCGGGCGACACGATCCAGGTCTGTCCGGGCGTGTACTCGGGTCAGGTGGTGATCGACAAGACGCTGCGCATCAAGGGCAAGGCGCCGAAGGCCAAGTCCTGCGACACGCTGGCGGCCCCCGATCCGACGCTGCACGCGATCTTCGAGCCACCGCCGGTCAGCGGCCTCGGCGGCATCGGCATCGACGTCCTGGCCGACGACGTGCGCATCCAGGGGCTGGTGATCCGCAACGCCGGCGAGGTCGGCATCCGGACCGATCCCGCCCACAGCGGGTTCTCCCTCAAGAAGGTGGTCTTCATCGACAACGCCAACGGGCTCTACCTGCACTCGAGCGGCACGACGTCGACGGCGGTGAAGGGCAACTGCTTCCGCACCAATGCGACCGGCATCCGCAGCCGCTACGGCCTGGCCGACGCCACGATCAGCAAGAACTACTTCTTCCAGAACATCGGCGGCGCGGCGATCATCATCGACCAGGAGCCGGGCGCCAGCACCCAGCAGCTCACGGTCAGCAAGAACCAGTCGAAGGGGGACGACACGTTCGCCGTCATCCTCGGCACGGTGGGCTCGACGTTCGCCAAGAACACGGTGGACGGGACCCTGGGCACGTCGTTCTTCGTCGGCCCCAACAATACCGGTCTGACGATCAGCAAGAACACCGTGACCAATGCCGGCACCCGCGCCATCCGCTTCAACACCGCGATCTACGCCGGCACGGCCAACGCCAACGTCGTGGTCTCGAAGAACACGATCGACAAGGCCGGCGTGCACGGGATCGTCGCCGACTCGAGCGCCGGCGAGTCCTCGCTCATCAACTCCACCATCGAGCGCAACACGGTCACCGCCAGCGGTCAGAGCGGCAGCGGCGACGGCATCCGCATCGCCGACCCGACGGCCTCGGGAGCGAACGGCGGCAACACGATCGCGCGCAACACCATTTCGGGCAGTTTCAACCACGACTGCCACGACGACACGTCCGGCACCGGCACCGCCGGCTCGGCGAACACCTGGACCAACGTCACGGCGGCGACCCAGAACGTCGCCGACCTGTGCGTCGCCGGCGCGGCCAACGGCGTCGCGGACTGA
- a CDS encoding carbohydrate ABC transporter permease produces MSRRVGSLALHLGLLLGAALTALPLWWMLAASFMPTGEASQLPPRLWPSAPTLAQYQALFARLDLSRAAANSLLIATLATAGAVLINSMAGYAFAKLRFRGRERLFRLLVGALVIPGQIAMLPLFLLLKELGLINTYWGVIVPSLASIYGIFLVRQYALGMPDSLLDAARVDGASEWRIYWSLVLPWCRPILVTLGLFTFMGAWNDFLWPLVVLTDSRRYTLPVALAGLVGEHVQDTELMMAGAVLTVMPVVLLFLALQRFYIAGVMGGALKE; encoded by the coding sequence ATGAGCCGCCGCGTCGGATCCCTCGCGCTGCACCTCGGCCTGCTGCTCGGCGCCGCGCTGACGGCGCTGCCGCTGTGGTGGATGCTGGCGGCGTCCTTCATGCCCACCGGGGAGGCGAGCCAGCTCCCGCCCCGCCTGTGGCCGAGCGCGCCGACCCTGGCGCAGTACCAGGCCCTGTTCGCGCGCCTCGACCTGTCGCGCGCCGCCGCCAACAGCCTGCTGATCGCGACCCTGGCGACCGCCGGCGCCGTGCTGATCAACTCGATGGCCGGCTATGCCTTCGCCAAGCTGCGCTTCCGCGGTCGCGAACGGCTCTTCCGCCTGCTGGTCGGGGCCCTGGTGATCCCCGGCCAGATCGCCATGCTGCCGCTCTTCCTGCTGCTGAAGGAGCTGGGCTTGATCAACACCTATTGGGGCGTCATCGTGCCCAGCCTGGCGAGCATCTACGGCATCTTCCTCGTGCGCCAGTATGCGCTCGGCATGCCGGACAGCCTGCTCGACGCGGCCCGCGTCGACGGCGCCAGCGAGTGGCGCATCTACTGGTCGCTGGTCCTGCCGTGGTGCCGGCCGATCCTGGTCACCCTCGGCCTCTTCACCTTCATGGGGGCGTGGAACGACTTCCTCTGGCCGCTGGTGGTGCTGACCGACAGCCGACGCTACACGCTGCCGGTGGCGCTGGCCGGTCTGGTCGGCGAGCACGTGCAGGACACCGAGCTGATGATGGCTGGCGCCGTCCTGACCGTGATGCCGGTGGTGCTGCTGTTTCTCGCCCTGCAGCGCTTCTACATCGCCGGCGTCATGGGCGGCGCGCTCAAGGAGTGA